The Penaeus chinensis breed Huanghai No. 1 chromosome 39, ASM1920278v2, whole genome shotgun sequence genome has a segment encoding these proteins:
- the LOC125046486 gene encoding synaptotagmin-4-like yields MAAWPLPPSGVVGVSVGAALLVLLLGAASWVCYRRRGAHKKLSERPLTLRRPTAVKNPAPQSHYLKKSPSPTGNKSPPGGKSPTGGKTPPGARTPTTSLPPPGCGALSPSCTTPRVSSPAHQSSRGVEADRVTYENEHDKPSTPSKEELELNERNLAKEAQPTRLGKLHFKLRYNFDKNALVVTIVRCSDLPAKDPALTSSDPYVKLQLLPEKQHKVKTRVLRKTVNPVYDEDFTFYGINYSQLQNITLHFVVLSFDRYSRDDIIGEVVSPLGQLDFTNTENCISLTREINPRSLKIRSQGRGELLVSLCHQPAANRLTVVVLKARNLPKMDITGLSGSPKWFYKWFSRVVLQSGSPKWFSQEVLQSGFISGSPEWFSKVVIQSGSPEWFSRVVLQSGSPKWFSKVVLQRVRFKRRYVGLTMRWRDICSSHGGWKERGDESNMELTALEG; encoded by the exons ATGGCTGCCTGGCCAT TGCCGCCGTCCGGAGTGGTGGGTGTGAGCGTGGGCGCGGCCCTGCTCGTTCTGCTGCTGGGGGCGGCGAGCTGGGTGTGCTACCGGCGGCGCGGAGCCCACAAGAAGCTGAGCGAGCGCCCCCTCACGTTGCGGCGCCCCACGGCCGTCAAGAACCCCGCCCCGCAGAGCCACTACCTGAAGAAGTCTCCGTCTCCTACGGGTAACAAGTCTCCTCCAGGAG GAAAATCCCCGACGGGAGGGAAGACGCCCCCTGGGGCACGTACCCCGACGACCAGCCTGCCCCCGCCGGGATGCGGCGCTCTCTCGCCCAGCTGCACCACGCCCAGGGTCTCCTCCCCCGCGCACCAG AGCTCCCGCGGCGTCGAGGCCGACCGCGTGACCTACGAGAACGAGCACGACAAGCCGAGCACGCCGTCCAAGGAGGAACTCGAGCTCAATGAGAGGAACCTGGCCAAGGAGGCGCAGCCCACGCGCCTGGGCAAGCTGCACTTCAAGCTGAG GTACAATTTCGACAAGAACGCTCTGGTCGTGACCATAGTCAGGTGCAGCGACCTCCCGGCCAAAGACCCTGCCTTGACCTCGAGTGACCCGTACGTCAAGCTGCAGTTGCTTCCCGAGAAGCAGCACAAGGTCAAGACACGCGTTCTGAGGAAGACTGTGAACCCGGTGTATGACGAAGATTTTACCTTCTACGGGATCAACTACTCTCAGCTTCAG AACATCACGCTGCACTTCGTGGTCCTGAGCTTCGACAGGTACTCGCGCGACGACATCATCGGCGAGGTGGTGTCCCCGCTCGGCCAGCTCGACTTCACCAACACCGAGAACTGCATCAGCCTCACGCGGGAGATCAACCCGCGCTCCCTCAAG ATCCGTTCGCAGGGACGAGGTGAGCTCCTGGTGTCCCTGTGCCACCAGCCGGCTGCTAACCGCCTCACCGTCGTCGTCCTCAAGGCACGCAACCTCCCCAAGATGGACATCACCGGCCTGTCAG GTTCTCCAAAGTGGTTTTATAAGTGGTTCTCCAGAGTGGTTCTCCAGAGTGGTTCTCCAAAGTGGTTCTCCCAAGAGGTTCTCCAAAGTGGTTTTATAAGTGGTTCTCCAGAGTGGTTCTCCAAAGTGGTTATCCAAAGTGGTTCTCCAGAGTGGTTCTCCAGAGTGGTTCTCCAGAGTGGTTCTCCAAAGTGGTTCTCCAAAGTGGTTCTCCAAA